The following coding sequences lie in one Arabidopsis thaliana chromosome 3, partial sequence genomic window:
- a CDS encoding Putative membrane lipoprotein (Putative membrane lipoprotein; Has 30201 Blast hits to 17322 proteins in 780 species: Archae - 12; Bacteria - 1396; Metazoa - 17338; Fungi - 3422; Plants - 5037; Viruses - 0; Other Eukaryotes - 2996 (source: NCBI BLink).) — MGLEKYRCKMYEGGASFVWGGGCRGIIIKPKLAAEREDSIV; from the coding sequence atgggattagaaaaatatagatgCAAAATGTATGAAGGTGGGGCAAGTTTCGTATGGGGAGGGGGATGCAGAGGAATCATTATCAAGCCCAAGTTAGCTGCAGAAAGGGAAGATTCAATTGTATGA
- a CDS encoding S-adenosyl-L-methionine-dependent methyltransferases superfamily protein (S-adenosyl-L-methionine-dependent methyltransferases superfamily protein; FUNCTIONS IN: O-methyltransferase activity; LOCATED IN: cytosol; EXPRESSED IN: 15 plant structures; EXPRESSED DURING: 10 growth stages; CONTAINS InterPro DOMAIN/s: O-methyltransferase, family 3 (InterPro:IPR002935); BEST Arabidopsis thaliana protein match is: S-adenosyl-L-methionine-dependent methyltransferases superfamily protein (TAIR:AT3G61990.1).), protein MSTGLALNRCSVSVCRTAVTLLNRPTVSVARSLKFSRRLIGNCSIAPADPYVVADDDKYGNKQVISLTPRLYDYVLSNVREPKILRQLREETSKMRGSQMQVSPDQAQLLAMLVQMLAAERCIEVGVYTGYSSLAVALVLPESGCLVACERDSNSLEVAKRYYELAGVSHKVNVKQGLAAESLKSMIQNGEGASYDFAFVDADKRMYQDYFELLLQLVRVGGVIVMDNVLWHGRVSDPMVNDAKTISIRNFNKKLMDDKRVSISMVSTDRRWHDDMPQEIVIRKNQLGHSEPDPREKSFKHERISMKPRYTCFRIGNHFFCSESILTNTSKTHLLGMVTTNACTFVKLFNSF, encoded by the exons ATGTCGACCGGTTTAGCTCTGAATCGCTGTTCAGTTTCGGTATGTAGAACGGCCGTTACTTTACTTAACCGGCCAACTGTCTCCGTTGCCAGGAGTTTGAAATTCAGTCGCCGGCTAATCGGAAACTGCTCGATAGCGCCGGCGGATCCTTATGTTGTGGCGGACGACGATAAGTACGGTAACAAACAAGTTATCAGTCTCACTCCTCGCCTTTACGACTATGTCCTCTCCAACGTCCGCGAGCCTAAG attttgaggCAACTTCGGGAAGAGACTTCCAAAATGCGAGGTAGCCAAATGCAG GTGTCGCCTGATCAAGCGCAGTTGCTTGCAATGCTTGTACAGATGCTTGCAGCAGAAAGATGTATTGAAGTTGGAGTTTACACG GGATATTCTTCATTGGCTGTGGCGTTAGTTCTACCAGAATCAGGGTGTTTAGTTGCCTGTGAAAGAGATTCTAACTCTCTTGAAGTTGCTAAGAGGTACTACGAGCTTGCTGGAGTCTCTCACAAG GTTAATGTGAAACAAGGTCTTGCAGCTGAATCATTGAAATCCATGATTCAGAACGGTGAAGGAGCCAG CTATGATTTTGCATTTGTCGATGCTGATAAGAGGATGTATCAGGACTACTTCGAATTGCTTCTTCAACTT GTCAGAGTTGGTGGAGTCATTGTGATGGATAATGTTCTTTGGCATGGACGAGTTTCGGATCCTATG GTGAATGATGCGAAGACCATCAGCATTAggaatttcaacaaaaagttaaTGGATGATAAACGTGTAAGCATTAGTATGGTAA GTACCGATCGGCGATGGCATGACGATATGCCGCAAGAGATAGTCATCAGGAAAAACCAATTGGGTCACAGTGAACCTGATCCAAGAGAGAAGTCTTTTAAACATGAAAGGATCTCCATGAAGCCAAGATATACATGTTTCAGGATAGGGaatcatttcttttgttctgaATCCATTCTCACAAACACTTCGAAGACTCATCTACTTGGGATGGTAACCACTAACGCATGTACTTTTGTCAAATTGTTTAACTCTTTCTGA
- a CDS encoding metal ion-binding protein (unknown protein; LOCATED IN: cellular_component unknown; EXPRESSED IN: 23 plant structures; EXPRESSED DURING: 15 growth stages.) → MSIPKEPEQVMKMRDGSVLGKKTILKSDHFPGCQNKRMTPQIEGAPNYRQADSLRVHGVAIPTAVGIRNVLRHIGAHKDGKQVKVLWISLREEPVVYINGRPFVLRDVEKPFTNLEYTGINRVRVEQMEARLKEDILMEASRYGNKILVTDELPDGQMVDQWEPVSTDSLKTLLEVYEELQAEGYLVDYERVPITDEKSPKETDFDLLIRKISQADINTEIIFNCQMGRGRTTTGMVIATLVYFKRTGASDQGFPRNNSFGRIFKAGENITVNLPNSEEAIRRGEYAVVRSLIRVLEGGVEGKRQVDKVIDKCASMQNLREAIATYRSSILRQPDEKKREAALSFFVEYLERYYFLICFAVYLHSEGAFLQSGSLGHVSFADWMRARPELYSILRRRDPMGALGYAAMKPSLIKIAESTDGRPHEMSVVAALRSGAVLGSQTVLKSDHSPGCQILNLPERVEGAPNFREVPGFPVYGVANPTIDGIRSVIERVGSSRGGRPVFWHNMREEPVIYINGKPFVLREVERPYKNMLEYTGIDRDRVEGMEARLKEDILREAKRYDGAIMVIHETKDGQIFDLWENVDADSVQTPLEVYKCLEADGFPIKYARVPITDGKAPKSSDFDTLTSNIASASKDTAFVFNCQMGRGRTTTGTVIACLVKLRINYGRPIKVLYDVLTHEIVDEDSSSGGEETGSNNAEARPRNSGRRTEEEQGRAFGMDDILLLWKITRLFDNGVESREALDAVIDRCSALQNIREAVLQYRKVFNQQHVEPRVRSAALKRGAEYLERYFRLIAFAAYLGSKAFDGFFVEGESKVTFKNWLHQRPEVQAMKWSIRLRPGRFFTIPEELRAQHESQHGDAVMESIVNERSGSVLSKGSILKMYFFPGQRTSSRLQINGAPHVYKVDRYPVYSMATPTISGAKKMLAYLGTKLKEEGGGSTERIVVTDLREEAVVYINGTPFVLRELSKPVDTLKHVGITGAVVESLETRLKEDILAEVRETGGRMLLHREEYSPASNQSRVIGYWENIQPENVKTPAEVYAALKDENYNISYRRIPLTREKDALASDVDAIQYCKDDSAGSYLFVSHTGFGGVSYAMAITCLLLQPGQNFTATPTTNSSTLEEDDSPSGACDEEALSMGDYRDILSLIRVLSHGPQSKSDVDGIVELCAGAGHLREDIVYYSKELNKLPITKDENRSYIMDMGVKALRRYFYLITFRSYLYSTSPEEMKFLDWMKSRPELGHLCHNLRIDK, encoded by the exons ATGTCGATACCGAAGGAGCCAGAGCaggtgatgaagatgagagatGGATCGGTACTTGGTAAGAAGACGATTCTTAAGAGTGACCATTTTCCAGGTTGTCAGAATAAGCGTATGACTCCTCAGATCGAAGGCGCTCCTAATTACCGTCAG GCTGATTCACTACGTGTACATGGGGTGGCAATTCCAACTGCTGTGGGGATACGAAACGTTCTTAGACACATTGGAGCTCACAAGGACGGTAAACAAGTAAAAGTTCTTTGGATTAGTCTCAGGGAGGAACCG GTAGTATACATAAACGGGCGACCTTTTGTTCTACGTGATGTGGAGAAACCTTTCACCAATCTTGAGTACACG GGAATCAACAGGGTAAGGGTAGAGCAAATGGAAGCACGATTAAAAGAAGATATTCTCATGGAGGCGTCGAG ATATGGGAATAAGATACTTGTCACCGATGAACTGCCAGATGGTCAGATGGTGGACCAGTGGGAGCCAGTCTCAACTGATTCTTTGAAGACACTACTTGAG GTTTACGAAGAACTGCAAGCTGAAGGCTACCTTGTCGATTATGAACGTGTTCCTATAACGGATGAAAAGtcaccaaaagaaacagattttGATCTGTTG ATTAGGAAGATATCTCAGGCTGACATTAATACGGAGATCATTTTCAATTGTCAAATGGGACGTGGACGCACGACGACTGGAATGGTGATTGCAACCCTGGTCTATTTCAAACGTACTGGGGCATCAG ATCAAGGATTCCCAAGAAACAACTCTTTTGGGAGAATCTTTAAAGCTGGTGAAAATATTACTGTTAATCTGCCGAATTCGGAGGAGGCAATCCGTAGAGGGGAATATGCGGTCGTTAGAAGTTTAATTAGAGTCTTAGAG GGTGGTGTAGAAGGAAAAAGGCAAGTTGATAAAGTCATCGACAAATGTGCATCCATGCAG AATCTACGAGAGGCAATTGCAACCTATCGCAGTAGTATTTTGCGTCAACCCgatgaaaagaagagagaggcaGCACTCTCATTTTTTGTTGAGTACTTGGAAAGATATTACTTCCTTATATGCTTTGCAGTATATCTTCATTCGGAGGGTGCTTTTCTCCAATCTGGTTCGCTTGGCCATGTCAGTTTTGCTGATTGGATGCGAGCTAGGCCAGAGCTCTATAGCATTCTTCGCAG GAGAGATCCTATGGGTGCCCTTGGATATGCAGCTATGAAGCCTTCTTTGATAAAGATTGCAGAATCTACCGACGGGCGCCCTCACGAGATGAGTGTCGTTGCTGCGCTTAGAAGTGGGGCAGTTCTGGGAAGTCAAACTGTTCTAAAGAGTGATCACAGTCCTGGCtgtcaaattttaaatctaCCAGAGAGGGTGGAAGGAGCTCCGAATTTTAGGGAGGTTCCAGGATTTCCTGTGTATGGTGTTGCAAATCCAACTATAGATGGTATTCGATCTGTCATTGAAAGGGTTGGGAGTTCCAGAGGTGGTCGGCCAGTTTTTTGGCACAATATGAGAGAAGAACctgttatatatatcaacGGGAAACCATTTGTTCTACGAGAAGTTGAAAGGCCATATAAGAACATGCTAGAATATACG GGAATTGATCGAGATAGAGTTGAAGGGATGGAGGCTCGTCTAAAAGAGGATATTCTGAGAGAAGCTAAGCGATATGACGGTGCGATAATGGTCATTCATGAAACCAAAGATGGACAGATTTTTGACTTATGGGAAAATGTAGATGCTGATTCTGTTCAAACACCCCTCGAGGTTTACAAATGTTTAGAGGCTGATGGTTTTCCTATTAAGTATGCACGTGTACCTATAACTGATGGTAAAGCCCCCAAAAGCTCAGACTTTGACACATTGACATCTAATATTGCTTCTGCTTCCAAAGACACTGCTTTTGTCTTCAATTGCCAG ATGGGGAGAGGTAGAACAACCACTGGAACTGTCATTGCCTGTCTAGTGAAGCTCCGCATTAATTATGGGAGACCTATCAAGGTTCTTTATGACGTTCTGACCCATGAAATTGTGGATGAAGATTCCTCAAGTGGTGGTGAAGAAACTGGAAGTAATAATGCTGAAGCAAGACCTCGTAATTCAGGACGAAGAACTGAGGAGGAACAAGGTCGTGCATTTGGAATGGATGACATCCTTTTGCTGTGGAAAATCACTAGGTTATTCGATAATGGAGTTGAATCACGTGAGGCGTTAGATGCTGTGATTGATAGATGTTCTGCATTGCAAAATATTCGTGAAGCTGTTCTGCAGTACAGGAAGGTTTTCAACCAACAACATGTTGAGCCACGAGTAAGGAGTGCTGCCTTGAAACGTGGCGCTGAATACTTGGAGAGATACTTCCGCTTGATTGCCTTTGCAGCCTATCTAGGAAGCAAAGCTTTTGATGGATTCTTTGTGGAAGGAGAATCTAAGGTGACGTTCAAGAATTGGTTGCATCAGAGGCCTGAGGTGCAAGCAATGAAGTGGAGCATAAGGCTAAGACCTGGGCGATTTTTTACCATTCCT GAGGAATTGCGGGCACAACATGAATCACAACACGGAGATGCAGTCATGGAGTCAATTGTCAACGAACGTAGTGGTTCTGTCTTGAGCAAAGGTTCTATACttaaaatgtactttttcCCTGGCCAAAGAACTTCAAGTCGTTTGCAAATTAACGGTGCACCTCACGTATACAAG GTCGATAGATATCCTGTGTATAGCATGGCAACTCCCACAATTTCAGGCGCTAAAAAAATGCTCGCCTATTTAGGCACCAAACTTAAGGAAGAAGGTGGGGGTTCAACAGAAAGAATAGTGGTAACAGACTTGAGAGAAGAAGCGGTTGTTTACATCAATGGAACTCCATTTGTGTTGAGAGAATTGAGTAAACCTGTTGATACGCTTAAGCATGTTGGAATAACCGGTGCAGTG GTAGAAAGCTTAGAAACACGGttaaaagaagatatattgGCTGAAGTTCGAGAGACTGGAGGCCGAATGCTATTGCATCGTGAAGAATACAGCCCGGCATCAAATCAATCTCGGGTTATTGGATATTGGGAGAATATTCAACCAGAAAATGTGAAGACACCTGCAGAAGTATATGCTGCTCTGAAAGAtgaaaattacaatatatCTTACCGGAGAATACCTTTAACCAGAGAAAAAGACGCATTAGCTTCCGATGTAGACGCGATCCAGTACTGTAAAGACGA TTCCGCTGGGAGTTACTTGTTTGTATCGCACACCGGTTTTGGAGGAGTTTCTTATGCAATGGCTATAACTTGTCTCCTACTTCAACCTGGTCAGAACTTCACAGCTACACCAACCACAAATTCTTCTACcttagaagaagatgattcgCCTTCAGGGGCTTGTGATGAAGAAGCGTTGAGTATGGGAGACTACCGCGACATACTGAGTCTCATAAGAGTGCTTTCTCATGGTCCTCAGAGCAAATCAGACGTAGATGGAATAGTCGAACT GTGTGCTGGTGCAGGACATTTGCGAGAAGACATCGTTTACTACAGTAAAGAGCTGAACAAACTTCCTAttacaaaagatgaaaaccGTTCATACATCATGGACATGGGTGTTAAAGCCTTAAG GCGCTACTTTTACCTGATAACATTCAGATCATACCTCTATAGCACGTCGCCGGAAGAAATGAAATTCTTGGATTGGATGAAGTCACGGCCGGAACTTGGACATCTCTGTCATAACCTCAggatagataaataa
- the OMTF3 gene encoding S-adenosyl-L-methionine-dependent methyltransferases superfamily protein (S-adenosyl-L-methionine-dependent methyltransferases superfamily protein; FUNCTIONS IN: O-methyltransferase activity; LOCATED IN: cytosol; EXPRESSED IN: 14 plant structures; EXPRESSED DURING: 7 growth stages; CONTAINS InterPro DOMAIN/s: O-methyltransferase, family 3 (InterPro:IPR002935); BEST Arabidopsis thaliana protein match is: S-adenosyl-L-methionine-dependent methyltransferases superfamily protein (TAIR:AT3G62000.1); Has 5802 Blast hits to 5800 proteins in 1542 species: Archae - 71; Bacteria - 3331; Metazoa - 279; Fungi - 165; Plants - 612; Viruses - 0; Other Eukaryotes - 1344 (source: NCBI BLink).), whose protein sequence is MTTFSTSFLFLLLVFCLIGSLAADDLQHKSGRDVCSGGSDLRTPDIRLNRPTDSVVGNCPTEASPLVMADDEKYGNKMVISLTPRLYDYVLNNVREHEILKQLREETAISQIQVSPDQAQLLAMLVEILGAKRCIEVGVYTGYSSLAVALVLPESGRLVACDKDANALEVAKRYYELAGVSHKVTVKHGLAAESLMSMIQNGEESSYDFAFLDADKAMYQEYFESLLRLVRVGGVIVIDNVLWHGWVADSTVNDERTISLRNFNKKLMDDQRVSISMVSIGDGMTICRKR, encoded by the exons ATGACGACGTTTTCAACGagctttcttttccttttgttggttttctgCTTGATCGGTTCACTAGCTGCCGATGATCTCCAACATAAATCCGGTCGGGACGTCTGCTCCGGTGGTTCTGATCTTAGAACCCCCGATATTCGTCTTAACCGGCCGACAGACTCTGTCGTCGGAAACTGCCCGACGGAGGCGAGTCCTTTAGTTATGGCTGACGACGAGAAGTACGGTAACAAAATGGTTATCAGTCTCACTCCTCGCCTTTATGACTATGTCCTCAACAACGTTCGTGAGCATGAG attttgaagCAACTTCGAGAAGAAACTGCCATTAGTCAAATTCAG GTGTCACCTGATCAAGCGCAATTGCTTGCAATGCTTGTAGAGATTCTTGGAGCTAAACGATGTATTGAAGTTGGAGTTTACACG GGATATTCATCACTGGCTGTGGCGTTGGTTCTACCAGAATCAGGGCGTCTTGTTGCCTGTGATAAAGATGCTAACGCTCTTGAAGTTGCTAAGAGGTACTACGAGCTTGCCGGAGTGTCTCACAAG GTCACTGTGAAACATGGTCTTGCAGCAGAATCTTTGATGTCTATGATTCAGAACGGTGAAGAGTCCAG CTATGATTTTGCATTTCTTGATGCTGATAAGGCGATGTATCAGGAGTACTTCGAATCGCTACTTCGACTC GTCAGGGTTGGTGGAGTCATTGTGATTGATAATGTTCTTTGGCATGGATGGGTTGCGGATTCTACG GTGAATGATGAGAGGACCATCAGCCTAagaaatttcaacaaaaaattaatggATGATCAACGTGTAAGCATTAGTATG GTATCAATCGGCGATGGTATGACCATATGCCGCAAGAGGTAA
- the NGA2 gene encoding AP2/B3-like transcriptional factor family protein (NGATHA2 (NGA2); CONTAINS InterPro DOMAIN/s: Transcriptional factor B3 (InterPro:IPR003340); BEST Arabidopsis thaliana protein match is: AP2/B3-like transcriptional factor family protein (TAIR:AT2G46870.1); Has 1373 Blast hits to 1371 proteins in 72 species: Archae - 0; Bacteria - 0; Metazoa - 0; Fungi - 0; Plants - 1373; Viruses - 0; Other Eukaryotes - 0 (source: NCBI BLink).): MNQEDKEKPIEEASSSMEREHMFDKVVTPSDVGKLNRLVIPKQHAERYFPLDNSTTNDSNKGLLLNFEDRSGNSWRFRYSYWNSSQSYVMTKGWSRFVKDKKLDAGDIVSFQRDSCNKDKLYIDWRRRPKIPDHHHQQFAGAMFPRFYTFPHPQMPTNYETHNLYHRFHQRDLGIGYYVRSMERSHPTAVIESVPVMMQRRAQVASMASRGEKRLRLFGVDMECGGGGGSVNSTEEESSSSGGSIPRGRVSMVGAGSLLQLRLVSSDDESLVAMEAASLEDHHFFTKKGKPSLSFDLDR; the protein is encoded by the coding sequence ATGAatcaagaagataaagagaagcctattgaagaagcttcttcatcaatggAGAGAGAACACATGTTCGACAAAGTAGTAACACCAAGCGACGTTGGCAAACTAAACCGACTCGTGATCCCTAAGCAACACGCAGAGAGATACTTCCCATTAGATAACTCCACAACAAACGACAGCAACAAAGGTTTGCTTCTAAACTTCGAAGATCGAAGTGGAAACTCATGGAGGTTCCGTTACTCTTACTGGAACAGTAGTCAAAGCTATGTCATGACTAAAGGTTGGAGCCGTTTTGTCAAAGACAAGAAGCTTGATGCTGGAGACATCGTTTCTTTTCAGAGAGATTCTTGTAATAAAGACAAGCTTTACATCGATTGGAGGAGACGACCTAAGATTCccgatcatcatcatcagcaatTCGCCGGAGCTATGTTCCCTAGGTTTTACACTTTTCCTCATCCTCAGATGCCGACAAATTACGAAACTCACAACCTTTATCATCGATTTCATCAACGAGATCTAGGAATTGGATACTATGTGAGGTCAATGGAGAGGAGTCATCCAACGGCTGTGATTGAATCTGTGCCGGTGATGATGCAAAGGAGAGCACAAGTGGCTTCAATGGCTTCGAGAGGAGAGAAGCGGTTAAGGCTGTTTGGTGTAGATATGGAgtgcggaggaggaggagggagTGTGAATAGTACGGAGGAAGAGTCGTCGTCTTCCGGTGGTAGTATACCACGTGGCAGAGTTTCTATGGTTGGTGCTGGTTCTCTCCTCCAGTTGAGGTTAGTGAGCAGTGATGATGAGTCTTTAGTAGCAATGGAAGCTGCAAGTCTTGAGGATCATCACTTCTTTACAAAGAAAGGAAAaccttctttgtcttttgatttGGATAGGTGA
- a CDS encoding serine protease inhibitor, Kazal-type family protein (serine protease inhibitor, Kazal-type family protein; FUNCTIONS IN: serine-type endopeptidase inhibitor activity; INVOLVED IN: biological_process unknown; LOCATED IN: plasma membrane, anchored to membrane; EXPRESSED IN: 24 plant structures; EXPRESSED DURING: 15 growth stages; CONTAINS InterPro DOMAIN/s: Proteinase inhibitor I1, Kazal (InterPro:IPR002350); BEST Arabidopsis thaliana protein match is: serine protease inhibitor, Kazal-type family protein (TAIR:AT4G01575.1); Has 30201 Blast hits to 17322 proteins in 780 species: Archae - 12; Bacteria - 1396; Metazoa - 17338; Fungi - 3422; Plants - 5037; Viruses - 0; Other Eukaryotes - 2996 (source: NCBI BLink).): MPSLTLSIRFLFLVLCLIGLQAADDFPDKSRGDVCPRVKDRGGCTINCFRADPVCGTDGVTYWCGCPDAACHGARVVKKGACDTGNAGSASVPGQALLLIHIVWLFLLGLSLLVGGF; this comes from the coding sequence ATGCCGTCGTTAACACTGAGCATTCGTTTCCTTTTCTTAGTTCTCTGCTTGATCGGTTTACAAGCTGCGGATGATTTCCCAGATAAATCCCGCGGTGACGTATGCCCTCGGGTTAAGGATCGGGGTGGATGCACAATCAACTGTTTCCGGGCGGATCCGGTTTGTGGAACCGATGGAGTCACGTACTGGTGCGGTTGTCCCGACGCAGCTTGCCATGGCGCTCGCGTAGTCAAAAAAGGAGCTTGTGACACAGGTAATGCAGGAAGTGCTTCTGTTCCTGGACAAGCTTTGTTATTGATTCATATTGTTTGGCTCTTCTTGCTCGGACTCTCTCTTCTCGTTGGTGGTTTCTGA
- a CDS encoding S-adenosyl-L-methionine-dependent methyltransferases superfamily protein (S-adenosyl-L-methionine-dependent methyltransferases superfamily protein; FUNCTIONS IN: O-methyltransferase activity; LOCATED IN: cytosol; EXPRESSED IN: 15 plant structures; EXPRESSED DURING: 10 growth stages; CONTAINS InterPro DOMAIN/s: O-methyltransferase, family 3 (InterPro:IPR002935); BEST Arabidopsis thaliana protein match is: S-adenosyl-L-methionine-dependent methyltransferases superfamily protein (TAIR:AT3G61990.1); Has 5736 Blast hits to 5734 proteins in 1536 species: Archae - 45; Bacteria - 3303; Metazoa - 281; Fungi - 173; Plants - 614; Viruses - 0; Other Eukaryotes - 1320 (source: NCBI BLink).) encodes MSTGLALNRCSVSVCRTAVTLLNRPTVSVARSLKFSRRLIGNCSIAPADPYVVADDDKYGNKQVISLTPRLYDYVLSNVREPKILRQLREETSKMRGSQMQVSPDQAQLLAMLVQMLAAERCIEVGVYTGYSSLAVALVLPESGCLVACERDSNSLEVAKRYYELAGVSHKVNVKQGLAAESLKSMIQNGEGASYDFAFVDADKRMYQDYFELLLQLVRVGGVIVMDNVLWHGRVSDPMVNDAKTISIRNFNKKLMDDKRVSISMVPIGDGMTICRKR; translated from the exons ATGTCGACCGGTTTAGCTCTGAATCGCTGTTCAGTTTCGGTATGTAGAACGGCCGTTACTTTACTTAACCGGCCAACTGTCTCCGTTGCCAGGAGTTTGAAATTCAGTCGCCGGCTAATCGGAAACTGCTCGATAGCGCCGGCGGATCCTTATGTTGTGGCGGACGACGATAAGTACGGTAACAAACAAGTTATCAGTCTCACTCCTCGCCTTTACGACTATGTCCTCTCCAACGTCCGCGAGCCTAAG attttgaggCAACTTCGGGAAGAGACTTCCAAAATGCGAGGTAGCCAAATGCAG GTGTCGCCTGATCAAGCGCAGTTGCTTGCAATGCTTGTACAGATGCTTGCAGCAGAAAGATGTATTGAAGTTGGAGTTTACACG GGATATTCTTCATTGGCTGTGGCGTTAGTTCTACCAGAATCAGGGTGTTTAGTTGCCTGTGAAAGAGATTCTAACTCTCTTGAAGTTGCTAAGAGGTACTACGAGCTTGCTGGAGTCTCTCACAAG GTTAATGTGAAACAAGGTCTTGCAGCTGAATCATTGAAATCCATGATTCAGAACGGTGAAGGAGCCAG CTATGATTTTGCATTTGTCGATGCTGATAAGAGGATGTATCAGGACTACTTCGAATTGCTTCTTCAACTT GTCAGAGTTGGTGGAGTCATTGTGATGGATAATGTTCTTTGGCATGGACGAGTTTCGGATCCTATG GTGAATGATGCGAAGACCATCAGCATTAggaatttcaacaaaaagttaaTGGATGATAAACGTGTAAGCATTAGTATG GTACCGATCGGCGATGGCATGACGATATGCCGCAAGAGATAG